The sequence CAACTTCTGGCTCGCCGCGGCATGGTCGCTTCTGCCGACCATCGGAGTGAGCATCGTGTTCGTCTTCGTGCTCCGCGGCATCCTCCGCTTCGACCGCACGGAGCGCAAGGTCCACGCGCAGATCGAGGCGGAGGAGCGCGCGGCACGGGGCCTTCCGCCGCGCGTCTGAGTCCCACCCATCCGCTACTGTGAAGCCAGCGCGCCGACCTCGGCGCGCACCCGAGGTGATCGTCACCGCGGTGGGGAAGGTGCACGATGACCGCGGAGACCTGGGGCTGGTGGATCGCCGCCTTCCTGCTGGTGCTCGACATCGCGATCCGTGTCACGGCGATCATCGTCATCCCGCGCAATCGGCGTCCGACCGCCGCGATGGCCTGGCTCCTCGCGGTGTTCTTCATCCCGTTCGTCGGAGTCTTCCTCTTCCTGCTGATCGGAAACCCGCGCCTGCCGCGCGCACGTCGGCGCAAGCAGGACCAGATCAACGAGTACATCGCCGAGACGAGCGAGCACCTGCACTTCGGAACACTGCGCCCGAACGCTCCCGCGTGGTTCGGTCCGATCGTCCAGATGAATCAGAAGCTCGGAGCGCTGCCGCTCTCCGGTGACAACGGCGCGCACCTGATCTCCGATTACCAGGAGTCGCTCGACGAGATGGCCGAGGCCATCCGCACCGCAGAGGAATACGTGCATGTCGAGTTCTACATCCTCCAGTCGGACACGGCGACGGACAACTTCTTCCGCGCACTCGAAGAGGTGTGCGCCCGTGGCGTAGAGGTGCGGGTGCTTCTCGATCACTGGGCCAACCAGGGCAAGCCCCGGTATCGGCAGACGATCGCCCGACTCAACGCGATGGGGGCGGACTGGCACCTGATGTTGCCGGTGCAGCCACTCAAGGGCAAGATGCAGCGCCCTGATCTGCGCAATCACCGCAAGCTCCTCGTCGTCGACGGCAACATCGCGTTCCTCGGGTCGCAGAACATCACGGATTCGACATACAACCTGCCGAAGAACATCAAGCGCGGGCTGCACTGGGTCGATCTCATGGTCCGCCTCGACGGGCCGGTGGTGCTGAGCGTGAACGCGATCTTCGTCGCCGACTGGTACAGCGAGACCGACACGGTGCTCGAGGGGATCGACATCGCCCACGCGAACATCGGCTCCGGCGACCTCGACTGCCAGGTCGTGCCGTCAGGCCCCGGGTTCGAGGTCGAGAACAACCTGCGCCTCTTCCTCGGGCTGCTGTATGCCGCGAAGAAGAAGATCATGATCGTCAGCCCCTACTTCGTCCCCGACGAGGCGCTGCTGCTCGCCGTCACCGCGGCCGTCGATCGTGGCGTCCACGTCGAGCTCTTCGTCTCGGAAGAGGGCGACCAGGCGATGGTCTACCACGCCCAGCGGAGTTACTACGAGGTGCTGCTCAAGGCCGGTGTCCGCATCTGGATGTACCGCAAGCCGTACATCCTGCACACCAAGACGCTCACCATCGACGACGAGGTCGCCGTC is a genomic window of Microbacterium maritypicum containing:
- the cls gene encoding cardiolipin synthase, which encodes MTAETWGWWIAAFLLVLDIAIRVTAIIVIPRNRRPTAAMAWLLAVFFIPFVGVFLFLLIGNPRLPRARRRKQDQINEYIAETSEHLHFGTLRPNAPAWFGPIVQMNQKLGALPLSGDNGAHLISDYQESLDEMAEAIRTAEEYVHVEFYILQSDTATDNFFRALEEVCARGVEVRVLLDHWANQGKPRYRQTIARLNAMGADWHLMLPVQPLKGKMQRPDLRNHRKLLVVDGNIAFLGSQNITDSTYNLPKNIKRGLHWVDLMVRLDGPVVLSVNAIFVADWYSETDTVLEGIDIAHANIGSGDLDCQVVPSGPGFEVENNLRLFLGLLYAAKKKIMIVSPYFVPDEALLLAVTAAVDRGVHVELFVSEEGDQAMVYHAQRSYYEVLLKAGVRIWMYRKPYILHTKTLTIDDEVAVIGSSNMDMRSFGLNLEVSMLVRGEEFVTEMREVEDKYRSLSRELTLEEWMQQPLRSTVLDNLARLTSALQ